The following proteins are encoded in a genomic region of Clostridium kluyveri:
- a CDS encoding NUDIX hydrolase: MSFFEKTISKETIFNGKIIDLNVHTVELPNGKTSKREIINHAGGVAIIAYKDSETLFMVEQFRKPIEGVLLEIPAGKIEKNEDVLECAERELEEEIGYRAKELKYLGRIVTSPGFCDEYIFIYKAEELYKGRDDLGDEDEFINIKEIKIDRVKEMIKEGKIIDAKTICALMMI, encoded by the coding sequence ATGAGTTTTTTTGAGAAGACCATAAGTAAAGAAACAATATTTAATGGAAAGATCATTGATTTAAATGTTCATACAGTTGAATTACCAAACGGGAAAACAAGTAAAAGGGAAATAATAAATCATGCAGGTGGAGTTGCAATAATTGCTTATAAAGACAGTGAAACTTTATTTATGGTGGAACAATTCAGAAAACCCATAGAAGGGGTTTTACTTGAAATACCTGCAGGCAAGATTGAAAAAAATGAAGATGTGCTTGAATGTGCTGAGAGAGAATTGGAAGAGGAGATAGGTTATAGGGCTAAAGAACTTAAATACTTAGGAAGAATAGTTACAAGTCCTGGATTTTGTGATGAATATATATTTATTTATAAGGCAGAAGAATTGTATAAAGGAAGAGATGACTTAGGAGATGAAGATGAATTCATAAATATTAAAGAGATTAAAATAGATAGAGTCAAAGAAATGATAAAAGAAGGAAAAATAATAGATGCAAAAACTATTTGTGCTCTTATGATGATATAA